AAAGAACAGACAGCGGGCAGGTGAGTGTCACGCTTGTGAAATGGAAAACTTGCACATGCAGGCATGTAACATATGGAAATGTACCAAAAACTCACCGCTTGCTCTTCAACTTTGAGCGGGTCTCGAGCCTGCTGGAGGCAGTAGAACCTTGATATCTGGTCATTTACCAAGTGAAGCCATTgttgttttagtttttaaagatagttttgtttttgtacatatAATCTTATCTCTTCATCTCTGGCTCATTTTCAGAAGAATTTTTCAGTCTTCTATCCTTTTCAGCTCTGAACctgtcttcctctttcttcaGGTATGTTTATATTTGGAGACCTGGGTCAAGAAAAGAAGGGACCTGGCGCCTGGATTCTTTGACAGCATCAGACCCTGCTCATGAAGCTGTGACTGCCTGAACTTCCCTTTAACGACGGGGGAGAATGGGTGATGGTTTGGTGAAGTTCTGCAGactctctcctccttctcccatCATCTCATGGAGCTCCTTGCTACAGCGACCCCCTCCTGGAACACTTCTGCCCCCTCACTGGTATCACTGCTACCAAATGCTTCTAATGAGACCCAACATGCTACCACGAGCCTCTGGAGCCGAGTGGACCTGAACCAGACGCTAGGTCTGTGCGTGATGGTCGTCATGGACGTGCTGGCGCTGGTGGGAAACCTCGCTGTGATGATTGTTATCACAAAAACACCGCAGCTGCGCAAGTTCGCCTTCGTGTTCCACCTCTGCCTGGTGGATCTGCTGGCAGCACTGGTTCTGATGCCGCTGGGGATGGTGTCAGATCGGTTGGTGTCCGATGAGGTGCTGTGCAGGTGTTACTTGGGTCTGAGCGTGTGCCTGGTGAGCGCTGCCATACTCACCATATGTGCCATCAACGTGGAGCGCTACTATTACATCATCCACCCCATGCGTCACGAGGTGAAGATGACCGTCGGGGTGGTCGCGCTGGTCCTGGTGGGAGTCTGGATTAAAGCGGTGATCATGTCGCTGCTGCCGCTCTTCGGTTGGTTGTTCCAGAGTGATCCACGTCTGTGGACGTCGATTCTCAGTCCTGGCCAGAAACAGTGCTCCCTCCACTGGACCGGAGGCAGAACCACACGGCTTCTTTTCATGGTCTTTTTTACCTTCATCTACTTCCTGTGCCCCATGTTGATCATTCTGGTGGTCTACTGTAACATGTTCAAGGTGGCCCGGGTTGCTGCCATGCACCACGGCCCCCTTCCCACATGGATGGACACACCGAGACAGCGGTCTGAGTCCATCAGCAGTCACTCCACCATGGCGGCCAGTCTGGCAGGGACTGGTGCCCGGAGCACACCTCAGAGGAGCTTTGGTGGGGGCAAGGCAGCCGTAGTCCTGATCGCGGTAGGAGGTCAATTCCTCTGCTGTTGGCTGCCGTACTTTTCTTTTCACATCTACTCCGCTGCCATCGCCAGGTCGCCGGCCTCGCTGGCCCAGTTGGAGGACATGGTCACGTGGATTGGCTACTTCTGTTTCACCTCCAATCCATTCTTCTACGGCTTCCTGAACCGGCAGATCCGGGAAGAGCTGGGTCGATATCTGGCCTGCCTCTTTAAACAGGCCGGGCCGGGCGAGGGCGAACAGCTGCCGAGCCGCGAGGCCTCCATTGAGGAGAACTTTCTGCAGTTCCTCCAGGGCACTGGGTGCAATCTGGAGCCTTGCAACTCTGTCGGCAGAGGAAGTCAAAAGGAGGCAGAAACGGAGAGCCTTCAGGGGTCAGCTGTTCAACAAAACGAGCCAGCTGACGTCCTGATCCCCGGGCAAATCCTTGAAGAAACCTCAGAGTTCATCCAGCAACAGCAGCCGAACAATGAGCTTCATGTTTCTGAAAACTGCTGCAAGACACTTCCAGAGCTGTAACTGCCTTGCAGACCAACCACCAACTTCTGAACCCCATCTGCCTGAAGATTCATGACGCTTGTTGAGCGACAAAAGAGCTTTTCGAGCAAAAACATCAGTGAACTTGACTAGTTATGTAATTACAAATCTGACTGTGTCACCTCATTGACATCTTCCGCCAGGCTGGATTACACGCGTTAAGAGCCATGCAGTGA
This portion of the Synchiropus splendidus isolate RoL2022-P1 chromosome 18, RoL_Sspl_1.0, whole genome shotgun sequence genome encodes:
- the gpr61 gene encoding G-protein coupled receptor 61 isoform X3, with amino-acid sequence MELLATATPSWNTSAPSLVSLLPNASNETQHATTSLWSRVDLNQTLGLCVMVVMDVLALVGNLAVMIVITKTPQLRKFAFVFHLCLVDLLAALVLMPLGMVSDRLVSDEVLCRCYLGLSVCLVSAAILTICAINVERYYYIIHPMRHEVKMTVGVVALVLVGVWIKAVIMSLLPLFGWLFQSDPRLWTSILSPGQKQCSLHWTGGRTTRLLFMVFFTFIYFLCPMLIILVVYCNMFKVARVAAMHHGPLPTWMDTPRQRSESISSHSTMAASLAGTGARSTPQRSFGGGKAAVVLIAVGGQFLCCWLPYFSFHIYSAAIARSPASLAQLEDMVTWIGYFCFTSNPFFYGFLNRQIREELGRYLACLFKQAGPGEGEQLPSREASIEENFLQFLQGTGCNLEPCNSVGRGSQKEAETESLQGSAVQQNEPADVLIPGQILEETSEFIQQQQPNNELHVSENCCKTLPEL